The Cygnus atratus isolate AKBS03 ecotype Queensland, Australia chromosome 12, CAtr_DNAZoo_HiC_assembly, whole genome shotgun sequence genome has a segment encoding these proteins:
- the SLC7A10 gene encoding asc-type amino acid transporter 1 isoform X1 has translation MAGGEQRGERPGGPARVALQKEIGLGSACAIIIGNIIGSGIFISPKGVLEHTGSVGLALIIWVLGGGVAALGSLCYAELGVTIPKSGGDYSYVTEIFGGLAGFLLLWSAVLIMYPTSLAVIALTFSNYVLQPVFPNCIPPYNASRILSMVCLLLLTWVNSSSVRWATRIQDIFTAGKLLALALIITVGFIQIFKGNYEELTPSKAFNFWMTPSVGHLALAFLQGSFAFSGWNFLNYVTEELVDPRRNLPRAIFISIPLVTFVYTFTNIAYFTAMSPQELLSSNAVAVTFGEKLLGYFSWVMPVSVALSTFGGINGYLFTSSRLCFSGAREGHLPSLLAMIHVKHCTPIPALLVCCLATLIIMLVGDTYTLINYVSFINYLCYGVTIIGLIVLRWKKPKIFRPIKVNLLIPVTYLAFWAFLLIFSIYSEPVVCGVGLIIILTGVPVFFLGVYWRNKPKCVNRLTESVTRWGQKLCFVVYPQDGVAEEDEVPAAHSHLPASETSLRK, from the exons GTAACATCATTGGTTCTGGGATCTTTATTTCACCCAAAGGGGTTTTGGAGCACACCGGCTCGGTGGGACTCGCTCTCATTATTTGGGTGCTCGGCGGTGGGGTCGCTGCCCTTGGATCACTATGTTACGCTGAGCTAGGAGTTACAATCCCCAAGTCAGGAGGGGACTATTCCTACGTCACTGAGATTTTTGGTGGGTTAGCTGG gttTCTGCTGCTCTGGAGCGCTGTGCTTATCATGTACCCTACCAGCCTGGCTGTCATTGCGCTGACCTTCTCAAACTATGTCCTGCAGCCTGTGTTCCCTAACTGTATTCCCCCATATAATGCCTCCAGGATCCTCTCCATGGTGTGTTTAC TACTCCTGACCTGGGTGAACAGCTCCAGCGTTCGATGGGCAACACGCATTCAGGATATATTTACGGCAGGAAAACTCTTAGCCTTGGCCCTTATCATTACTGTGGGCTTCATACAGATCTTTAAAG GAAACTATGAAGAGCTGACACCCAGCAAAGCATTCAATTTTTGGATGACTCCATCTGTGGGGCATTTAGCATTAGCTTTCCTTCAAGGGTCATTTGCATTCAGTGGCTGGAACTTCTTGAACTATGTAACAGAAGAGTTGGTTGATCCCCGCAG GAACCTACCTCGTGCCATATTCATATCCATCCCATTGGTGACATTTGTGTACACGTTCACCAACATTGCATATTTCACTGCCATGTCACCCCAAGAGCTCTTGTCCTCCAACGCTGTGGCGGTA ACATTTGGTGAAAAGTTACTGGGCTATTTTTCCTGGGTTATGCCAGTCTCAGTGGCCCTATCTACATTTGGAGGAATAAATGGATACCTTTTTACCTCATCAAG GTTATGTTTCTCTGGTGCCCGAGAAGGCCATTTACCAAGTTTGCTTGCCATGATCCATGTGAAGCACTGCACGCCCATCCCCGCCCTGCTCGTCTGT TGTTTGGCCACTCTTATCATCATGCTTGTTGGAGACACATACACACTAATCAACTATGTGTCATTTATTAACTACCTCTGCTATGGAGTGACAATTATAGGCCTGATTGTGTTACGCTGGAAGAAACCCAAAATCTTCAGACCTATCAAG GTGAACCTCCTCATCCCTGTCACTTACCTGGCATTTTGGGCATTTCTGCTGATCTTCAGCATATACTCTGAGCCAGTTGTCTGTGGAGTTGGACTCATTATCATTTTAACTGGAGTGCCAGTGTTTTTTCTTGGAGTCTACTGGAGAAACAAACCAAAGTGTGTAAATAGGTTAACAG AGTCGGTGACACGCTGGGGACAGAAGCTGTGTTTCGTGGTCTACCCCCAGGATGGGGTGGCCGAAGAGGACGAGGTGCCCGCTGCCCACTCCCACCTGCCGGCCAGCGAGACCTCCCTGAGGAAATAA
- the SLC7A10 gene encoding asc-type amino acid transporter 1 isoform X3, whose protein sequence is MAGGEQRGERPGGPARVALQKEIGLGSACAIIIGNIIGSGIFISPKGVLEHTGSVGLALIIWVLGGGVAALGSLCYAELGVTIPKSGGDYSYVTEIFGGLAGFLLLWSAVLIMYPTSLAVIALTFSNYVLQPVFPNCIPPYNASRILSMVCLLLLTWVNSSSVRWATRIQDIFTAGKLLALALIITVGFIQIFKGNYEELTPSKAFNFWMTPSVGHLALAFLQGSFAFSGWNFLNYVTEELVDPRRNLPRAIFISIPLVTFVYTFTNIAYFTAMSPQELLSSNAVAVCLATLIIMLVGDTYTLINYVSFINYLCYGVTIIGLIVLRWKKPKIFRPIKVNLLIPVTYLAFWAFLLIFSIYSEPVVCGVGLIIILTGVPVFFLGVYWRNKPKCVNRLTESVTRWGQKLCFVVYPQDGVAEEDEVPAAHSHLPASETSLRK, encoded by the exons GTAACATCATTGGTTCTGGGATCTTTATTTCACCCAAAGGGGTTTTGGAGCACACCGGCTCGGTGGGACTCGCTCTCATTATTTGGGTGCTCGGCGGTGGGGTCGCTGCCCTTGGATCACTATGTTACGCTGAGCTAGGAGTTACAATCCCCAAGTCAGGAGGGGACTATTCCTACGTCACTGAGATTTTTGGTGGGTTAGCTGG gttTCTGCTGCTCTGGAGCGCTGTGCTTATCATGTACCCTACCAGCCTGGCTGTCATTGCGCTGACCTTCTCAAACTATGTCCTGCAGCCTGTGTTCCCTAACTGTATTCCCCCATATAATGCCTCCAGGATCCTCTCCATGGTGTGTTTAC TACTCCTGACCTGGGTGAACAGCTCCAGCGTTCGATGGGCAACACGCATTCAGGATATATTTACGGCAGGAAAACTCTTAGCCTTGGCCCTTATCATTACTGTGGGCTTCATACAGATCTTTAAAG GAAACTATGAAGAGCTGACACCCAGCAAAGCATTCAATTTTTGGATGACTCCATCTGTGGGGCATTTAGCATTAGCTTTCCTTCAAGGGTCATTTGCATTCAGTGGCTGGAACTTCTTGAACTATGTAACAGAAGAGTTGGTTGATCCCCGCAG GAACCTACCTCGTGCCATATTCATATCCATCCCATTGGTGACATTTGTGTACACGTTCACCAACATTGCATATTTCACTGCCATGTCACCCCAAGAGCTCTTGTCCTCCAACGCTGTGGCGGTA TGTTTGGCCACTCTTATCATCATGCTTGTTGGAGACACATACACACTAATCAACTATGTGTCATTTATTAACTACCTCTGCTATGGAGTGACAATTATAGGCCTGATTGTGTTACGCTGGAAGAAACCCAAAATCTTCAGACCTATCAAG GTGAACCTCCTCATCCCTGTCACTTACCTGGCATTTTGGGCATTTCTGCTGATCTTCAGCATATACTCTGAGCCAGTTGTCTGTGGAGTTGGACTCATTATCATTTTAACTGGAGTGCCAGTGTTTTTTCTTGGAGTCTACTGGAGAAACAAACCAAAGTGTGTAAATAGGTTAACAG AGTCGGTGACACGCTGGGGACAGAAGCTGTGTTTCGTGGTCTACCCCCAGGATGGGGTGGCCGAAGAGGACGAGGTGCCCGCTGCCCACTCCCACCTGCCGGCCAGCGAGACCTCCCTGAGGAAATAA
- the SLC7A10 gene encoding asc-type amino acid transporter 1 isoform X2, with protein MAGGEQRGERPGGPARVALQKEIGLGSACAIIIGNIIGSGIFISPKGVLEHTGSVGLALIIWVLGGGVAALGSLCYAELGVTIPKSGGDYSYVTEIFGGLAGFLLLWSAVLIMYPTSLAVIALTFSNYVLQPVFPNCIPPYNASRILSMVCLRNYEELTPSKAFNFWMTPSVGHLALAFLQGSFAFSGWNFLNYVTEELVDPRRNLPRAIFISIPLVTFVYTFTNIAYFTAMSPQELLSSNAVAVTFGEKLLGYFSWVMPVSVALSTFGGINGYLFTSSRLCFSGAREGHLPSLLAMIHVKHCTPIPALLVCCLATLIIMLVGDTYTLINYVSFINYLCYGVTIIGLIVLRWKKPKIFRPIKVNLLIPVTYLAFWAFLLIFSIYSEPVVCGVGLIIILTGVPVFFLGVYWRNKPKCVNRLTESVTRWGQKLCFVVYPQDGVAEEDEVPAAHSHLPASETSLRK; from the exons GTAACATCATTGGTTCTGGGATCTTTATTTCACCCAAAGGGGTTTTGGAGCACACCGGCTCGGTGGGACTCGCTCTCATTATTTGGGTGCTCGGCGGTGGGGTCGCTGCCCTTGGATCACTATGTTACGCTGAGCTAGGAGTTACAATCCCCAAGTCAGGAGGGGACTATTCCTACGTCACTGAGATTTTTGGTGGGTTAGCTGG gttTCTGCTGCTCTGGAGCGCTGTGCTTATCATGTACCCTACCAGCCTGGCTGTCATTGCGCTGACCTTCTCAAACTATGTCCTGCAGCCTGTGTTCCCTAACTGTATTCCCCCATATAATGCCTCCAGGATCCTCTCCATGGTGTGTTTAC GAAACTATGAAGAGCTGACACCCAGCAAAGCATTCAATTTTTGGATGACTCCATCTGTGGGGCATTTAGCATTAGCTTTCCTTCAAGGGTCATTTGCATTCAGTGGCTGGAACTTCTTGAACTATGTAACAGAAGAGTTGGTTGATCCCCGCAG GAACCTACCTCGTGCCATATTCATATCCATCCCATTGGTGACATTTGTGTACACGTTCACCAACATTGCATATTTCACTGCCATGTCACCCCAAGAGCTCTTGTCCTCCAACGCTGTGGCGGTA ACATTTGGTGAAAAGTTACTGGGCTATTTTTCCTGGGTTATGCCAGTCTCAGTGGCCCTATCTACATTTGGAGGAATAAATGGATACCTTTTTACCTCATCAAG GTTATGTTTCTCTGGTGCCCGAGAAGGCCATTTACCAAGTTTGCTTGCCATGATCCATGTGAAGCACTGCACGCCCATCCCCGCCCTGCTCGTCTGT TGTTTGGCCACTCTTATCATCATGCTTGTTGGAGACACATACACACTAATCAACTATGTGTCATTTATTAACTACCTCTGCTATGGAGTGACAATTATAGGCCTGATTGTGTTACGCTGGAAGAAACCCAAAATCTTCAGACCTATCAAG GTGAACCTCCTCATCCCTGTCACTTACCTGGCATTTTGGGCATTTCTGCTGATCTTCAGCATATACTCTGAGCCAGTTGTCTGTGGAGTTGGACTCATTATCATTTTAACTGGAGTGCCAGTGTTTTTTCTTGGAGTCTACTGGAGAAACAAACCAAAGTGTGTAAATAGGTTAACAG AGTCGGTGACACGCTGGGGACAGAAGCTGTGTTTCGTGGTCTACCCCCAGGATGGGGTGGCCGAAGAGGACGAGGTGCCCGCTGCCCACTCCCACCTGCCGGCCAGCGAGACCTCCCTGAGGAAATAA